The DNA segment AATTTGTATATGTAAATGACAAGCATATTTAAACATCCTCAGGCCCACCATTGCTGCCAGCTCTGTACCCCACACGACATTGCCAATTGGACCCCAATCTCTGCTCACCCTTTCTCCCTTGGTAATAGAAGCCTTGAATTTTAGACATCTAGCCATCCAGAATAAAGACTGCCTttcccagcctctcctgcagCTGGGCATGGTCATACGGTTATGTCTGGTCCCTAGGATGGAAAGATACTGTGTGTGGCTTCTGAGACATGTCCTTCAAAGAAAGAAGCTTGTACTTCCCACCCTGGCTGCGCTGGCTGGCATGGAGCAGCCATGTGAGACTCTGAGGCAGAGGCCAAGTGAAGGGGGCTGCAGTGGGTAGCTGGAAGAGGCTGGGTCCCTGATGCTTAGGAAGCCACCATCGTACCTGGCCTGCCCCACCTGCCTTCAGAGTTTTATATGTGAGAAGTAAACTTCTGTCTTGCTTAAACCACATTTTTTCCATTTGCTCATTTTGGAAagctttttatttacaaaagaagtGAGACTACTCTAATGATGCCTCATGTACATCGAATGCAGGACTTCAGCGGCTCAATGGTTAACAACTTCCGGCCAATCTGACTTTTTTCTGTACCTGTCAATCCACTTTCCCCACTCCTAAGTTTCTTAGAAGCAAATTCCAGACATCTGTTTCACTTGTGAACATTTCAGTACCTGTATCTAAAAGACAAGGACTTTTAAAACAATACCATGATCACATCTAAATTTTTATAACAGTTTCTTAATTGTAACAAATACCCAATCACTGTTCGCAGGTCCAGTTGTCTTAGAAGTTCATACTTTTAAAACTGTGTGTTTGCGTTGGGGCCCAAATAAGGTCTCATGTTGTTGCAATGGATAGATCTTTAAATCACATTTATCCTAAAGGCTGTCCCTATAGAAGgacattttcctctttctcttcttttcccttgaaatgtatttgttgaagaaatcgGATTGTTTGTCCTTCAGTTTGCCAGAGTCTAcattttgctgattgcatcctCTGCTGTTGTTTATCACGTTCCTCTGTTCTCTCAACCTCCTGAAAATTGGCAGctggctcttctttttttttttttttttacagtttcttacTGTTTGTTTGAACATGTTgtacaaaagtagaaaaataaacatttcttctgcaGCTCCATAAAAAAAGGATTAGAGGAAATAACTTAAGGCAGGGTTGGGGCTTAGTGCATAAGTAAGATCTGGGTCCAGGTTTTCAGATATGCAGGTCTCCACTGGCAACAATTCTCAGATCCCTTATGAGGAGGCAGAAGAGGTTGAATGTGACAGAGGCGTCGAGACAGCCTTGGGACTCCTCCTTTGTGGCCTCCTGGAGCCGGCACAGCCAGTGGTGGAGGCGGCCCGGGGCTGGGATTCTGCTGTGGGCCGAGCCGGGATGCAAGCCTGAAGCTCGGAGTGGATGTGGCGCAGCGTGTGCAGCGGCTGGTCCAGGATGACCCCCGAGGACGAGTCTGCCACAGCACCCAGGACCTTCAGCGTCAGATCTAACTCTGCCTCCAAGGCCACAGGGCGCTCCCACACCTGCCGCTGCCTCAGGTCCTGGGTCCTGGGGAAGCGGTGAGAGCTGCAGCTCCAGTTCTTCAGCGAGAGCGACTCTTCTAAGGCATCCTTGGCTTTCTTGAAGCCCTCCAGCTCCCTTGGCAACAGAGATTGGAACCGGCCCATGTGGCAGCCCTTCCCGGTTGTGGTGGGCTTGGACGTGGGGACAGGGCCTGCTCTGGCCAAGTCCAGCATCACAGTCACCAACACCAGGACCCAAGCTGCAGCCATGGCTAAATCCCAACTGCTTGTTTGGCCCCATGGCTCTGCTTTTAGCCAGGTTCACTGGGCAATCCCAGCTGATGTGTGTAAAGTGAAAAGGCAAATGGAAATAGGAATCTCCACTTTGATGGCAAAGGCACGAGTGTGGGTGTCCAGTCGCCGAACCAGGTGAGCCCGGACATGTGCCAGGAAGGAAAGCGATACTGAAATTCAGTCACAGGAGAGAACTTTGCTTCTGAGAAGTCCCTGTGCCTGGAGAATCTCCAGGTTAGGACTCCCGGGGGCAGCCTTTAGCTCGCTGACTTTGGGGAGCCTCCGAATGAGGCCGAGGTAGGTGGAGGGATGGGAAAGTGGCTCGAGGACTCTCACAGTGGGGTAGGGACCTGGCGGGTGTGGGTGAGGCTGCCTGAGTGGCCGAGAAGGGGCATCCCTTGAATGTgcagaagttttaaagtttgcTGTGGTCCCCTtttctacttttgcttttgttacctatgcttttggtgttatatccaagaaATTGTTGCCAAATCCAACGTCATgaaacttctgttttcttctaggagctttttagttttaggtcttacatttgaACCTTTAATCCGTTttcagttttgtgtatggtgtaaggtaagggtctaACTTCGTTCTTTTGCatttggatatccagttttcccagtaccatttgagGAGACTgacctttccccattgagtgatCTTGGCTTCCCTGTTGAAGATCTTTTGACTACATacgtgagggtttatttctggcctctattctgttccattggacCATaggtctatctttatgccagtaccacactattttgattactgtagctttgtatgtaatgtgtttttatttttatttatttatttatttatttatggctgtgttgggtctttgtttctgtgcgagggctttctctagttgcggcgagcgggggccactcttcatcgtggtgcgcgggcctctcactgtcgcggcctctcttgttgcggagcacaggctccagacgcgcaggctcagtagttgtggctcacgggcctaggtgctctgcggcatgtgggatcttcccagaccagggctcgaacccgtgtcccctgcattggcaggcagattctcaactgctgcgccaccagggaagccctgtatgtaatgtgttttgaaatcaggaagtgtgaggccTCCAAcgtcattcttctttttcaagattgttctggctattcggggtccctTGAGATCCCATATAAATTACAGGATTTTTTTCCCATCTGTGCAAatatgccattgggattttgatagggattacattgagtcagtagattgctttgggtagtgtggacattttaatgatattcaGTCTTCTAACTCATGAgtacaggatgtctttccattaatttgtctcttctttaatttctttcagcaatgttttgtagtttttggtgtacaagtccttcacctccttggttaagtttacttctaaatattttattctttttgatgctattgtaagtggaattgtttttgtaattttctcttcAGATTGTTCAGTATtcgtgtatagaaatgcaactgatttttgtgtgttgattttgtatcctgcaacttggctgaattcatttcttagttctaacaggtgtgtgtatgtgtgtaatctttagggttttctacataagatcatgtcatctgagaacagatataatttcacttctttccagtttggatgctattgattgattgattgattgatttatgcttaattgctctggctaagacTACCAGTACTATGTTTAATAGAagaggcaagagtgggcatcGTGGCCTCTTCTAAAGGAAAAACTCTGTCTTTCATCACTGAGTATGAAGTTAGCTGTGGTGTATGTGTTTTCATATGTGGCTTTTACTATGTTGagatagtttccttctattcctagtttgttgagtgttttttatcatgaaagtatgttgaattttgtcaaacgcttttCATGCATTAATTGAGATGATCTTGTAGTCTTTGTTCTTCATCCCATTAATGTGCTATATCACATGGTAGTTGACTTTTGAGGCTTGCTCAGATGTgggtatgattttttttgttgttgtaagaATACTTCATAgatgttattttctttcatcaggaGGCACATGATGTCGAGTTCTCTCCCTTTGGGATATTAATAGCTGTTAAGGCTGTTAGTCAGGACTTAGATCCATTATTTCATCAGAGCATGCAAAATGGAGATATTCCAATTCTAGTCTTGTTTGGCAACTGGAATACttctataaaaagaaacttttctgTGGTGGTGTGACTCTATACCTGGGACAAAACTGCATggagctaaacacacacacacacagaggacagCACGTAAAACTGCTGTAATCTGAACAAGGTCTATgccaatgtcagtttcctggttgtGATACTGCTTTATAGTTGTGTAAGATGTTACCCCTGGGAGAAACATGGGTACATGGGAcctttctgtactatttttgcaacttcctataaatctatgaattaaaaaaaaagttagacaaAGAAACTTCCCTCATCTACTATTTGACTACCAGTGATATAGTTTAAGAAAAgcaggatggggacttccctggtggtccagtggttaagactccgtgcttccactgcaggaggcacaggtccGATCCCTGATCGGAgtactaagatcccgcatgctgcacggccaaaaaaaggtggggggataGATGCGTACttctttgcctttatttatttatttatttatttatttatttatttatttatggctgtgctgggtctccgCTGCTgcacgcacgggctttctctagttgtggtgagcagggtccactcttcgttgcagtgcgcgggcttctcattggtggcttctcttgttgtagagcacgggctctaggcacacgggctcagtagttgtggctcgcaggctctagagtgcaggctcagtaactgcggcgcacgggcttatttgctctgcagcatgttggatcttcccggaccagggctcgaacccttgtcccctgcattggcaggcgcattcttaaccactgtgccaccagggaagccctctttgcctttatttttacttagaatAATGAATTGATGCCTTAGAATTCCCCAGCAgtgactgattttttaaaagtatattattatGAACtcattgatttccatatattttaagtatttcaaTCAATTACATGATTACTGTTATTGATGCTCAAATTCCTGTCTTTGTTCAGTCAGAACCTCTTCAAGCTGGCTCCTGAGTCCTGACCTGACCCTGAAACCTCTGATTGCTTCCTCTCTGTTTGGTATGACAAGGGGCTCCATGTTCATCTTTGTACATTTCCTGCCCAACTCCTGGGCtcagatgtttctccaaagagtcCTGGGTCCTTTTGCTGTGAAATGACATTTGGATACCAAAGTCTGAGAGCTAAGGGTGCTCACTGCCTCTGGGTTGGTCATTGTTTCCAGGTCTTTTCAGTGAGCAGAGCTAGCAATGGGTTTATATCTCTAAAAACACAAAGTACGTTGTAAGTTCATActtatacttaaattaaaattcaGGACCACAGGATTTTTGCTCAacctcatttctcttttattcccaTGCTGAGGATCCTGGTTCTCAAGGGGTCCAGGGAAGCCACTACTAGTTTTGATTTTGTCACCATAGCTAGACCTGATCCTGAAAGGAGGGAGTCACCTGGGACAACCCTTGGAGAGCATCTCAGTTACTCACCACAGAGCGGGGAGAAggactaaggct comes from the Delphinus delphis chromosome 15, mDelDel1.2, whole genome shotgun sequence genome and includes:
- the LOC132438457 gene encoding LOW QUALITY PROTEIN: interferon lambda-1-like (The sequence of the model RefSeq protein was modified relative to this genomic sequence to represent the inferred CDS: inserted 1 base in 1 codon) encodes the protein MAAAWVLVLVTVMLDLARAGPVPTSKPTTTGKGCHMGRFQSLLPRELEGFKKAKDALEESLSLKNWSCSSHRFPRTQDLRQRQVWERPVALEAELDLTLKVLGAVADSSSGVILDQPLHTLRHIHSELQACIPARPTAESQPXGRLHHWLCRLQEATKEESQGCLDASVTFNLFCLLIRDLRIVASGDLHI